In a genomic window of Paraburkholderia acidiphila:
- a CDS encoding GAF domain-containing sensor histidine kinase yields MPVCRAVSEGDPFTALADEGLLAFDPRAAKWGWELPRIHAKGYTENIADLMAAKLSRLPAAARDALGQLACLGNVAEVAALTWVQGGSEERMHADPWEAVRMGLVFREANVYEFAHDRLKEAAYALIPADERAAAHLRIVPEQPDGYRIEAEARRTGNAIEVKRLPDTGTDTPAALLRYVMHTGQRVIIDDALASSLFPEDAYLVRGVTRSVFCLPLVRQGKLGGLLYLENTGTSHVFTARRSALLERPASQAAISLESTRLYADLQEREAKVRRLVDSNIIGIHIWDFEGNVIEANDAFLRIVGYTAADLRSGQIRWPDLTPPERHERDERARDELKATGSAKPFEKEYFRKDGSRVAVLVGAAAFGDREGQGVAFILDLSDQKRAQQDVRDSERRYRELQNVLAHSNRVATMGQLSASIAHEVKQPITAIAAYASSASRWLAARPPNFDEARLALTRIVADSERVNGIVDRTRAYFKKEPLRTDGLDVNDMIRELIALTRSEASKSGVEVTVELADGLPHVQGDRVQLQQVMLNLMINAIEAMSEMKTGERMLLVRTGRTDENELCVSVQDSGPALAAGSPEGVFEAFFTTKPEGLGMGLPICRSIVQGHGGRLWATPNVPAGVSFHFTLPAQGNASQPVSA; encoded by the coding sequence ATGCCCGTTTGTCGTGCTGTAAGCGAGGGCGACCCGTTCACTGCGCTTGCCGATGAAGGCCTGCTCGCATTCGACCCGCGAGCCGCGAAGTGGGGGTGGGAGCTGCCCCGCATTCACGCGAAGGGCTACACCGAAAACATCGCCGATCTGATGGCGGCGAAATTGAGCCGGTTGCCGGCGGCGGCGCGCGACGCACTTGGCCAGCTGGCGTGCCTTGGCAACGTTGCCGAAGTTGCCGCGCTGACCTGGGTCCAGGGCGGCTCGGAAGAACGGATGCACGCGGACCCCTGGGAAGCTGTGCGTATGGGGCTGGTGTTTCGCGAGGCCAACGTCTATGAATTCGCACATGACCGCTTAAAGGAGGCCGCGTACGCGCTCATTCCTGCCGATGAGCGCGCCGCCGCGCATCTGCGCATCGTGCCGGAGCAACCGGACGGCTACCGTATCGAGGCCGAGGCGCGTCGGACCGGCAACGCCATCGAAGTGAAGCGCTTGCCGGATACCGGCACCGATACGCCCGCCGCGCTGCTGCGTTATGTGATGCACACGGGCCAGCGCGTGATCATCGACGATGCGCTGGCCTCCAGTCTCTTTCCCGAAGATGCGTATCTGGTGCGCGGCGTAACGCGGTCCGTATTCTGCCTGCCGCTCGTGCGGCAGGGAAAACTCGGCGGCCTGCTGTATCTGGAGAACACCGGGACTTCGCATGTCTTCACCGCGCGCCGCTCCGCGCTGCTCGAGCGGCCCGCATCGCAGGCCGCCATCTCTCTGGAGAGCACGCGCTTATATGCCGATCTTCAGGAACGCGAAGCAAAGGTCCGGCGCCTCGTGGACTCCAATATCATCGGCATCCATATCTGGGACTTCGAAGGGAATGTCATTGAAGCCAACGATGCATTTCTGCGCATTGTGGGTTACACCGCGGCAGATCTGCGCTCGGGGCAGATTCGCTGGCCCGATCTCACGCCGCCCGAACGGCATGAACGCGACGAGCGCGCGCGGGACGAATTGAAAGCCACGGGAAGCGCCAAACCGTTCGAGAAGGAATATTTTCGCAAGGATGGCAGCCGGGTAGCCGTCCTGGTTGGCGCGGCGGCGTTCGGCGACCGCGAGGGGCAGGGCGTCGCGTTCATACTCGACCTGAGCGACCAGAAGCGCGCGCAACAGGATGTGCGCGACAGTGAACGGCGTTACCGCGAACTTCAGAACGTACTGGCGCATTCGAACCGCGTGGCGACGATGGGCCAGCTATCGGCGTCGATCGCGCATGAGGTGAAGCAGCCGATCACCGCGATCGCGGCCTACGCGAGTTCCGCTTCGCGCTGGCTCGCGGCTCGCCCGCCGAATTTCGACGAAGCGCGCCTCGCGCTGACGCGCATCGTTGCGGACAGCGAGCGCGTCAACGGCATTGTCGACAGGACCCGCGCGTACTTCAAGAAAGAGCCGCTGCGCACGGATGGGCTCGACGTCAACGACATGATTCGGGAACTGATTGCGCTCACGCGCAGCGAAGCCAGCAAGTCCGGGGTCGAAGTCACGGTGGAACTCGCGGACGGATTGCCGCATGTGCAGGGCGACCGGGTGCAATTGCAACAGGTGATGCTCAACCTGATGATCAACGCCATCGAAGCCATGAGCGAAATGAAAACCGGCGAGCGAATGCTTCTGGTGCGAACCGGCAGGACAGATGAAAACGAACTTTGCGTGAGCGTGCAGGATTCTGGGCCGGCCCTCGCTGCCGGCAGTCCTGAGGGCGTTTTCGAGGCGTTTTTCACGACCAAACCCGAAGGCCTCGGCATGGGTCTGCCTATTTGCCGCTCGATCGTGCAAGGCCACGGAGGGCGGTTATGGGCAACGCCGAATGTGCCCGCTGGCGTCAGCTTTCATTTCACGTTGCCCGCGCAAGGCAACGCTTCGCAGCCGGTGAGCGCTTGA